A stretch of the Azorhizobium caulinodans ORS 571 genome encodes the following:
- a CDS encoding ABC transporter substrate-binding protein, which yields MTSELDRLPFGPISRRLFLGGAGAAAATLFIGQNGKAFAAETGQKGGTLTMAVWPDPTALVCAFTSSDQVVLSSAKMTEGLVAYGYDFLPRPRLATAWEPSADGLSIKFTLRQGVKWHDGTDFTSADVAFSFLNLLKPNHPRGRGTFANLTAVDTPDAHTAILRFSKPSPVVMNALSGMESPILPKHIYENGDPLRNPANNAPIGTGPFKFVEWKRGSHIILERFDGYWAQERPYLDRIVMRIINDAGARAAALETGEILLAGPNPVPYSELARFRANPKFDVETRGEELLQHAQAIEVNLRNPILAKVEVRQAILQAVNREAMARAVWYQSGRPATSPIPYQAGDLRLANPPAYPFDVKKAEALLDAAGYPRGADKMRFKLRLDWLPLGEANLRAAEFIKQSLQRVGIDITIRSSDLPTYLKTIYGDYDYDLNVFLYAPIFDPSMGLQRFYWSKAAKPGSPFVIASGYSSPEMDKILESASTEMDPAKRKALFHDFQRLAMTDLPVLPLLDLDYTAIISKRVHGVMDMPEGIRGSFENVWLSA from the coding sequence ATGACCTCAGAGCTTGATCGCCTGCCCTTCGGTCCCATCTCCCGCCGCCTGTTCCTTGGCGGCGCGGGCGCTGCCGCCGCAACTTTGTTCATCGGCCAGAACGGCAAGGCCTTTGCCGCCGAGACCGGGCAGAAGGGCGGCACGCTCACCATGGCCGTGTGGCCGGACCCGACCGCGCTGGTGTGCGCCTTCACGTCTTCCGATCAGGTGGTGCTCTCCTCCGCCAAGATGACCGAGGGGCTCGTGGCCTATGGCTACGACTTCCTGCCCCGCCCGCGCCTTGCCACCGCGTGGGAGCCGTCCGCCGACGGTCTGTCCATCAAGTTCACGCTCCGCCAGGGCGTGAAGTGGCATGACGGGACGGACTTCACCTCCGCCGACGTCGCCTTTTCCTTCCTCAACCTGCTGAAGCCGAACCATCCGCGCGGGCGTGGCACCTTCGCCAACCTCACCGCCGTGGACACGCCGGACGCCCACACCGCCATCCTGCGCTTCTCCAAGCCCTCGCCGGTGGTCATGAACGCGCTGTCGGGCATGGAAAGCCCCATCCTGCCCAAGCACATCTATGAGAATGGGGACCCGCTGCGGAACCCGGCCAACAACGCGCCCATCGGCACCGGCCCGTTCAAATTCGTGGAATGGAAGCGCGGCAGCCACATCATCCTGGAGCGCTTCGACGGCTATTGGGCGCAGGAGCGGCCCTATCTCGACCGCATCGTGATGCGCATCATCAACGATGCCGGTGCCCGCGCAGCAGCGCTGGAGACGGGAGAGATCCTGCTCGCCGGCCCCAATCCCGTGCCCTACAGCGAGTTGGCGCGCTTCCGTGCCAATCCGAAGTTCGACGTCGAGACACGCGGTGAGGAGCTTCTCCAGCACGCGCAGGCCATCGAGGTGAACCTGCGCAACCCCATCCTCGCCAAGGTGGAGGTGCGCCAGGCCATCCTTCAGGCGGTCAACCGCGAGGCCATGGCCCGCGCGGTCTGGTATCAGAGCGGCCGTCCCGCCACGAGCCCGATCCCCTATCAGGCCGGCGACCTCAGGCTCGCCAATCCGCCCGCCTATCCCTTCGACGTCAAGAAGGCAGAAGCCCTGCTCGATGCCGCCGGCTATCCGCGCGGCGCGGACAAGATGCGCTTCAAACTGCGCCTCGACTGGCTGCCGCTCGGCGAAGCCAACCTGCGGGCGGCGGAATTCATCAAGCAGTCGCTCCAGCGGGTGGGCATCGACATCACCATCCGCTCCTCCGACCTGCCGACTTACCTCAAGACGATCTATGGCGACTATGATTACGACCTGAACGTTTTCCTCTACGCACCCATCTTCGACCCCTCCATGGGCCTCCAGCGCTTCTACTGGTCGAAGGCGGCCAAGCCGGGCTCGCCCTTCGTGATCGCCAGCGGCTATTCCAGCCCGGAGATGGACAAGATTCTCGAAAGCGCCTCCACGGAGATGGATCCGGCCAAGCGCAAGGCGCTGTTCCACGACTTCCAGCGCCTCGCCATGACCGACCTCCCCGTGCTGCCGCTGCTCGATCTCGATTACACCGCGATCATCAGCAAGCGCGTGCATGGCGTCATGGACATGCCGGAGGGCATCCGCGGCAGCTTCGAGAACGTCTGGCTCTCAGCCTGA
- a CDS encoding IS5 family transposase, whose protein sequence is MWTAEQRDRMARIARKTKRYPSDLTDEEWERMAPLMPAPGRRGRPREVEFREVINAVRYLVRSGGGWRMLPIHFGHWRTVYGWFRELARRFLFQTIHDVELMLDRERAGREASPTGAVIDSQTIKAPQAEARGYDAGKKIVGRKRHIAVDTDGRLLMVHLTTADISDSAGAQMILDAIRRRWPWVKHLFADAAYDRLKLMDKATYLDFVVEIIRRRDGVQGFEVLPRRWVVERTFGWMTRWRRLVRDYERRIDVSTAMILVAMGGNLARRNAHP, encoded by the coding sequence ATGTGGACAGCAGAGCAGCGGGACCGGATGGCCAGGATCGCCCGGAAGACGAAACGCTATCCGTCGGACCTGACGGATGAGGAATGGGAGCGGATGGCGCCGTTGATGCCGGCTCCTGGGCGCCGGGGGCGCCCCCGCGAGGTGGAGTTCCGGGAAGTCATCAATGCGGTGCGCTATCTGGTGCGTTCAGGCGGCGGCTGGCGGATGCTGCCGATCCATTTCGGACACTGGCGCACCGTCTACGGCTGGTTCCGCGAACTGGCGCGCCGCTTTCTGTTCCAGACCATCCACGATGTCGAACTGATGCTCGATCGCGAGCGGGCCGGGCGTGAGGCGAGCCCGACGGGGGCGGTGATCGACAGTCAGACGATCAAGGCGCCGCAAGCCGAAGCCAGGGGCTACGATGCCGGCAAGAAGATCGTCGGGCGCAAGCGCCACATCGCGGTCGACACCGACGGGCGGCTCCTGATGGTCCATCTGACGACCGCGGACATCTCCGACAGTGCCGGCGCACAGATGATCCTCGATGCGATCCGCAGGCGCTGGCCGTGGGTGAAGCATCTCTTCGCCGACGCCGCCTACGACCGGCTCAAGCTCATGGACAAGGCCACCTATCTCGACTTCGTGGTCGAGATCATCCGCCGCCGCGATGGCGTGCAGGGCTTCGAAGTCCTGCCGCGACGCTGGGTCGTCGAGCGCACCTTCGGCTGGATGACCCGATGGCGCCGCCTCGTGCGCGACTATGAGCGCCGCATCGACGTCTCAACGGCGATGATCCTCGTCGCGATGGGCGGAAATCTTGCCCGAAGAAATGCCCATCCGTGA
- a CDS encoding TetR/AcrR family transcriptional regulator: MSASDPAEQKSEVARPRLQKPRRAAAAPREERDGEPRLRILAAAEAVFATRGFDAATLREITEAAGVNIAAVNYYFSSKDELVRQVLDRRMTPYTAARAAALEALVAAAGGKALKIAEIIEVMVRPIVELSRDDNGGRSLIRLLLQVRARPSEDTIRVFVDRVDPLVHRFVRVIQDAAPHLSRADIYWRYNFSIGAVMQVLTDADPTSLRLKRQSGGLCDTQDDEAIVRELVAFIAAGFAGPGMPAVQSLTAAARSDAAAPRRARVRS; this comes from the coding sequence ATGAGCGCGTCCGATCCGGCGGAGCAGAAGAGCGAGGTCGCCCGGCCGCGCCTGCAGAAGCCACGTCGCGCTGCCGCCGCTCCACGCGAGGAACGCGACGGGGAACCGAGGCTGCGCATTCTCGCCGCCGCCGAAGCCGTGTTCGCCACGCGCGGATTCGATGCCGCCACCCTGCGCGAGATCACAGAAGCCGCGGGCGTGAACATCGCCGCAGTGAACTATTATTTCAGCTCCAAGGACGAGCTCGTCAGGCAGGTCCTCGACCGGCGCATGACCCCCTATACCGCCGCCCGCGCGGCCGCGCTCGAGGCGCTGGTCGCGGCGGCTGGCGGGAAGGCGCTGAAGATCGCCGAGATCATCGAGGTGATGGTCCGGCCCATCGTCGAACTGAGCCGCGATGACAATGGCGGACGCTCGCTCATCCGCTTGCTGTTGCAGGTCCGCGCGCGACCGAGCGAGGACACGATCCGCGTCTTCGTGGACCGGGTGGACCCGCTGGTGCACCGCTTTGTCCGGGTCATTCAGGATGCCGCCCCGCATCTGTCGCGGGCGGACATCTACTGGCGCTACAATTTCTCCATCGGCGCGGTGATGCAGGTGCTGACCGACGCCGACCCCACCTCCCTGCGTCTCAAGCGCCAGTCGGGCGGCCTGTGCGACACGCAGGACGATGAAGCCATCGTCCGCGAGCTGGTGGCCTTCATCGCGGCTGGCTTCGCTGGGCCCGGCATGCCGGCGGTTCAGAGCCTTACGGCGGCCGCGAGGAGTGATGCGGCGGCGCCGCGCCGGGCACGGGTCCGCAGTTAG